From one Suicoccus acidiformans genomic stretch:
- a CDS encoding NAD kinase: MTKRVLIYANELERSKQIKEDLLAKLADTAIEVVDEHTVPDYIVSIGGDGTLLSAFHTFKHYLNAASFIGIHTGHLGFYTDWLDTELDEVVAGIERADGESTSYPLLEVVVHYEDGKSQRKLALNELALRTPSGTVVCDVYIKDYFFETTRGDGICVATPTGSTGLNKSHGGGIIHPRLDAIQLTEMGSINNRVYRSIGSPVIIPRDEWIVLCPKDTDSVVYSIDNMSFHEDNIKEMRVQVASERIRFASFRHMHFWDRVENAFIGAKRQDKKRD, encoded by the coding sequence ATGACGAAACGTGTATTGATTTATGCCAATGAGCTCGAACGTTCTAAGCAAATTAAAGAAGATCTACTTGCTAAATTAGCTGATACAGCTATTGAAGTAGTGGATGAACATACGGTCCCCGATTACATTGTATCCATCGGCGGAGACGGGACTTTACTTTCGGCTTTTCATACCTTTAAACATTACCTTAATGCGGCCAGCTTTATTGGGATTCATACCGGACATTTAGGCTTTTATACGGACTGGCTTGATACGGAATTGGATGAGGTTGTTGCAGGGATTGAGCGTGCGGATGGCGAGTCGACGAGTTATCCACTTCTTGAAGTGGTCGTTCATTACGAAGATGGGAAGAGTCAACGGAAGTTGGCCTTAAATGAATTGGCTTTGCGCACGCCTTCAGGCACGGTTGTGTGTGATGTGTATATTAAAGATTACTTCTTTGAAACGACTCGGGGGGACGGTATTTGTGTGGCCACGCCGACAGGATCCACAGGTTTGAATAAATCACATGGTGGGGGGATTATTCATCCGCGCTTGGATGCGATTCAATTAACCGAGATGGGCTCGATTAATAACCGTGTATACCGCTCAATTGGTTCCCCCGTGATTATTCCTCGAGATGAATGGATTGTGCTCTGCCCGAAAGATACAGATAGTGTGGTGTATAGTATTGATAATATGAGTTTCCATGAAGATAATATTAAGGAAATGCGGGTGCAAGTTGCCTCTGAGCGGATTCGCTTTGCTAGCTTTCGCCATATGCATTTCTGGGATCGGGTGGAGAATGCCTTTATCGGGGCAAAGCGACAAGACAAAAAGAGAGATTGA
- the rplT gene encoding 50S ribosomal protein L20, giving the protein MARVKGGYVTRQRRKRTIKLAKGYYGAKSISYKMAKQQVMKSYTYAFRDRKQTKRNFRRLWITRINAAARQNGISYSQLMNGLKKANIDINRKMLADIALNDSNAFTALVDQAKEALAN; this is encoded by the coding sequence ATGGCACGTGTTAAAGGTGGATATGTCACACGTCAACGTCGTAAACGTACAATTAAATTAGCAAAAGGTTATTACGGAGCGAAAAGTATTTCATACAAGATGGCTAAACAACAAGTCATGAAATCTTACACATATGCTTTCCGTGACCGCAAACAAACGAAACGTAACTTCCGGCGTTTATGGATTACGCGTATCAATGCAGCTGCTCGCCAAAACGGCATCAGCTACAGCCAATTAATGAACGGCTTGAAGAAAGCAAACATCGACATCAACCGTAAGATGTTAGCGGATATCGCTTTAAACGATAGCAATGCCTTTACAGCTTTAGTTGACCAAGCAAAAGAAGCTTTGGCTAACTAA
- a CDS encoding glycosyltransferase family 4 protein — MRIALITETFYPATDGICTRLSHMVEQLQMLGHELCVITPDMGLDIYKGVRVIGMPTIYTPLYASRPWGLPSPRVKKELLSFQPDIIHAVHPTLLGVSGLHYGKQLGIPILASYHTHLTDYLTYYKLPFLENLLWDYTRYCYQKADKVITVSQDLADILNSQGIPEAEVWQAGIDFSHRSPEYYDEALYQKLTHKGQYKHLLVYVGRLAYEKGIDQLRGIFEHRNDIALAIVGDGPARAELEQYFAGTPTQFLGFLEGEALGQAFAVGDAFIFPSVSETFGLVISEAMASGTPVIAAESGPTLEQLTPLESGLTFQNRNLDSLLQSLRYLDQPDAMQSIQANALKRVQGMTWQAAAKQLETFYLETIEQTEANHRKSFYA, encoded by the coding sequence ATGCGGATTGCACTGATTACTGAAACATTCTACCCAGCTACTGACGGGATATGCACCCGATTAAGCCATATGGTTGAACAATTGCAGATGCTTGGCCATGAACTATGCGTGATTACTCCGGATATGGGGCTAGATATTTACAAAGGAGTCCGAGTTATCGGGATGCCGACGATTTATACACCCCTGTATGCTTCAAGGCCTTGGGGCTTGCCTAGCCCACGGGTAAAGAAAGAGTTGCTCAGTTTTCAGCCGGACATCATTCATGCGGTACATCCAACACTGCTTGGCGTGTCTGGCTTGCATTACGGCAAGCAATTGGGGATTCCGATTCTTGCTTCTTACCATACCCATCTAACCGACTACTTGACGTATTACAAGCTCCCTTTCCTGGAGAATTTACTTTGGGACTATACGCGCTACTGCTACCAAAAAGCTGACAAAGTCATCACTGTCTCTCAAGATCTCGCTGACATTCTAAATAGCCAAGGGATTCCTGAAGCCGAAGTCTGGCAAGCAGGGATTGACTTCTCACACCGATCCCCGGAATATTATGATGAAGCCCTGTATCAAAAGCTAACTCACAAGGGGCAATACAAGCATTTGCTAGTCTATGTCGGGAGATTGGCTTACGAGAAAGGAATTGATCAGCTGAGGGGAATCTTCGAACACCGCAACGATATTGCCCTAGCAATTGTTGGCGATGGACCGGCCCGAGCTGAATTGGAGCAGTACTTTGCCGGAACGCCGACACAGTTTCTTGGCTTTCTTGAAGGTGAGGCGCTTGGGCAAGCCTTTGCGGTAGGCGACGCATTTATCTTCCCATCTGTCTCGGAAACCTTCGGTCTCGTCATCTCAGAAGCGATGGCCTCAGGTACTCCGGTCATTGCCGCAGAAAGTGGCCCAACCTTAGAGCAATTGACCCCGCTTGAATCTGGACTAACATTCCAGAACCGTAATTTAGACAGTCTCCTCCAGTCTTTAAGATACTTAGATCAGCCTGATGCCATGCAAAGCATCCAAGCCAATGCCTTGAAACGCGTACAAGGAATGACTTGGCAAGCTGCTGCTAAGCAACTAGAAACCTTCTATCTTGAGACGATTGAACAAACAGAAGCGAATCACCGTAAATCCTTTTATGCTTAA
- the rpmI gene encoding 50S ribosomal protein L35, whose translation MPKQKSHRGLSKRVKRTGSGKLKRSRAFTSHRMHGKTKKQRRQLRKAALVHKTDQQRIDQLVSK comes from the coding sequence ATGCCAAAACAAAAATCTCATCGTGGTTTATCAAAACGCGTTAAAAGAACGGGATCTGGAAAGTTAAAACGCTCTAGAGCTTTTACAAGTCACCGTATGCACGGTAAGACTAAGAAACAGCGTCGTCAATTGCGAAAAGCTGCCTTAGTTCACAAGACAGACCAACAACGCATTGACCAATTAGTTTCAAAATAA
- a CDS encoding metal ABC transporter solute-binding protein, Zn/Mn family: protein MKKFFVKLFLVLATVVNVFGGLTVQAQEDGKLNVVITTTHLADMAQDIGGEHVNVTGLMGPGVDPHGYEPTPSDIDALNNADLIGYNGLHLEAMFTDVFESMEKSGANIFSLDEAITEDQILDYKYEGKDLEDDPHIWFDIQIWDQAAKLVADEFAALDPDNADYYQANYEDYSKRLEELDQYVKDKVAELPEEDRILITAHDAFSYFGEKYDFRVEGIQGINTQTEAGTGDISITADLVIEEEVPAVFIESSVSDRNVQALIEAVEARGGSLGIGGELFSDAMGTDEENAGNYFDCYKTNVDTIVEGLKK from the coding sequence ATGAAGAAATTTTTCGTGAAACTTTTCCTTGTCTTGGCAACCGTTGTTAATGTATTTGGCGGTTTAACTGTTCAAGCGCAAGAAGACGGTAAGTTAAATGTGGTAATTACAACAACACACTTAGCTGATATGGCTCAAGATATTGGTGGAGAACATGTAAATGTTACAGGCTTAATGGGACCAGGGGTAGACCCGCATGGATATGAGCCAACCCCATCTGACATTGATGCATTAAACAATGCAGATTTAATTGGATACAATGGACTTCACTTAGAAGCGATGTTCACGGATGTATTCGAATCAATGGAAAAATCAGGCGCAAACATCTTCTCATTAGATGAAGCTATTACAGAAGATCAAATCCTTGATTATAAATATGAAGGAAAAGACCTTGAAGACGATCCACATATTTGGTTCGACATCCAAATTTGGGATCAAGCAGCGAAATTAGTAGCTGACGAATTTGCGGCTTTAGACCCAGATAACGCAGACTACTACCAAGCAAATTATGAAGACTATTCTAAACGTTTGGAAGAATTAGACCAATACGTGAAAGATAAAGTTGCAGAATTACCAGAAGAAGATCGTATCTTAATTACAGCCCATGACGCATTCTCTTACTTCGGTGAGAAGTATGATTTCCGTGTTGAAGGTATTCAAGGAATCAATACTCAAACAGAAGCAGGTACTGGAGACATCTCCATTACTGCTGACTTAGTTATCGAGGAAGAGGTGCCAGCTGTATTTATCGAATCTTCCGTATCTGACCGTAACGTTCAAGCACTTATTGAAGCCGTTGAGGCACGCGGTGGAAGCTTAGGAATTGGTGGCGAGTTATTCTCAGACGCCATGGGTACAGATGAAGAGAACGCTGGTAACTACTTCGATTGCTACAAGACAAACGTCGATACAATTGTAGAAGGCCTCAAAAAATAA
- a CDS encoding DsbA family protein has protein sequence MVSQYQVEYKCNGIPNFFEFYLFVNPLGNKCYQCERELFETVDLISSKVDVHILPFYHQALVDDFIEQLNVPKNDLDTRNELYERVYLASLAYKAASLQGKRKGREFLSLMQETYANKIDHFTRDAVMQLAEAIGIDKAMFAEDLSSDFTRDLYMKDQRIAQEMNVLKTPALVIFEHQSGEDGIVLHNAITTENIMKEIDQLIMKQYQKISERSMRRNVRHQCAKVISLMRDHG, from the coding sequence ATGGTGTCACAGTATCAAGTCGAATACAAATGTAATGGGATTCCAAATTTTTTTGAATTTTATTTGTTTGTAAATCCACTGGGCAATAAATGCTACCAGTGTGAGCGTGAATTATTTGAAACGGTAGATTTGATTTCATCGAAAGTCGATGTCCACATCCTCCCCTTCTATCACCAAGCTTTGGTAGATGATTTTATTGAACAACTAAATGTTCCGAAGAATGATTTAGACACACGCAATGAACTTTATGAGAGAGTTTATTTGGCTTCGCTTGCCTATAAGGCAGCAAGTCTCCAGGGAAAGCGTAAAGGCAGAGAGTTTCTATCATTAATGCAAGAAACCTATGCAAATAAAATCGACCACTTCACCAGGGATGCTGTCATGCAGCTGGCTGAAGCGATTGGTATAGACAAAGCGATGTTTGCAGAGGACCTATCCTCTGACTTTACACGCGATTTATATATGAAGGATCAACGCATCGCGCAAGAGATGAATGTCCTTAAAACTCCTGCACTGGTCATCTTTGAACACCAATCGGGTGAAGATGGGATTGTTCTTCATAATGCAATCACAACCGAGAACATCATGAAGGAAATCGACCAGCTCATTATGAAGCAATATCAGAAGATTAGTGAGCGGTCTATGCGTAGAAATGTCCGGCACCAATGCGCGAAAGTTATCAGCTTAATGCGGGATCATGGATAA
- the infC gene encoding translation initiation factor IF-3 gives MGYKLAFLFVLKLLWRWRVIVKELPINEQIRAREVRVIGDDGEQLGVKSIDDALTLAGSFDLDLVLVSPNAKPPVARVMDYGKYRYEMQKKEKEQRRNQKTINVKEVRLSPSIEDHDYQTKLRQAIKFLEKGDKVKASIRFRGRAITHKDLGRDVLEDFIDDTSDVATVETKPKMEGRSMFTILAPKSDD, from the coding sequence ATGGGATATAAACTGGCTTTTTTATTTGTGCTCAAACTACTTTGGAGGTGGAGAGTTATCGTTAAAGAATTACCGATCAATGAACAAATCCGTGCACGGGAAGTCCGTGTGATTGGAGATGACGGTGAACAACTTGGTGTCAAGTCAATCGATGATGCACTTACACTAGCGGGGTCTTTTGACTTAGATTTAGTCTTGGTTTCACCCAATGCCAAACCGCCCGTTGCAAGAGTTATGGATTATGGTAAATATCGCTATGAAATGCAAAAGAAAGAAAAGGAACAACGTCGTAATCAGAAAACGATTAACGTCAAAGAGGTTCGTCTAAGTCCGTCGATTGAAGATCATGATTACCAAACGAAACTACGCCAAGCCATTAAATTCTTGGAAAAAGGCGATAAAGTGAAAGCGAGCATTCGTTTCCGTGGTCGTGCGATTACGCATAAGGATCTTGGCCGAGATGTACTCGAAGACTTTATTGATGATACGAGTGATGTTGCAACGGTTGAGACGAAGCCTAAGATGGAAGGACGTAGCATGTTCACCATCCTAGCACCAAAGTCTGACGACTAA
- a CDS encoding ISNCY family transposase, with amino-acid sequence MEDYLNMNEKHKYNIIKAVVNGRKSKARAEVELNLSRRQINRLILKYKQEGRKGFRHKNANRKPSTTIDRHTRKRIVQLYRSKYYDFNFTHFHEKLQEVEGEHLSESSLRNILKEVHIVSPLATRRTKRRVAKELEDKADKKGLTHHEKDTLQGVQIVENSKAHPSRPRCKYAGELLQMDASQHPWFEADENDYYLHAAIDDATGTVVGAYFAAQETLEGYYQVSHQFLTHYGIPHRILTDYRSIFSGAHAPKKGAALEEQALTQYGYACQTLGIELEATSVPQAKGRIERLFGTFQNRLLQEMRLSGIRNMDEANQFLRDYLPQFNQKFAHPIKDSINAFEKLSADTNLNQILAKFALRVIHSGHTVRYNNQVYHLYDQHGQQVYLPRKTKVMVISTRNQQLFVSHKNQLFELIEMPSHQAVSKTLDIQEAQPKPKPHIPPMSHPWKAQSYQQYLKKQEYIKKKELVEVTS; translated from the coding sequence ATGGAGGATTATCTTAACATGAATGAGAAACATAAATATAATATCATCAAGGCCGTCGTCAATGGACGGAAATCCAAAGCTCGTGCTGAAGTGGAATTAAACTTATCCAGACGACAGATCAATCGATTGATTCTTAAATACAAACAAGAGGGGCGAAAAGGCTTCAGACACAAGAATGCCAACCGCAAACCTTCTACAACCATTGACCGTCATACTCGAAAACGAATTGTTCAGCTCTATCGCTCGAAATACTATGACTTTAACTTCACGCACTTCCATGAAAAACTTCAAGAAGTTGAGGGGGAACACCTCTCTGAAAGCTCGCTGAGAAATATCTTGAAGGAAGTGCACATTGTCTCGCCTCTGGCTACCCGTCGAACTAAACGGCGTGTCGCTAAAGAGCTCGAAGACAAAGCGGACAAGAAAGGCTTAACCCATCACGAAAAAGATACCTTACAGGGGGTTCAAATCGTTGAAAACTCAAAAGCACACCCGAGTCGTCCTCGATGCAAATATGCTGGGGAACTGCTTCAAATGGATGCCTCACAGCATCCATGGTTTGAGGCGGATGAGAACGATTACTACCTCCATGCCGCCATTGATGATGCCACTGGCACGGTCGTAGGCGCTTATTTCGCGGCACAGGAGACGCTTGAAGGCTATTACCAAGTCTCACATCAATTCCTGACCCACTACGGTATTCCTCATCGCATTTTGACGGATTATCGCAGTATCTTCTCAGGGGCCCACGCACCAAAAAAGGGCGCTGCTCTTGAAGAGCAGGCCCTCACTCAATACGGATATGCTTGCCAGACACTCGGAATTGAACTGGAAGCGACCTCAGTCCCCCAAGCTAAAGGACGTATTGAACGTCTTTTCGGTACATTTCAAAACCGCTTACTTCAAGAAATGCGGTTAAGTGGTATCCGCAATATGGATGAAGCGAATCAGTTTCTAAGGGACTACCTCCCGCAGTTTAATCAAAAATTCGCTCACCCCATTAAAGATAGCATAAATGCCTTTGAAAAACTATCAGCAGACACAAATCTCAATCAGATCCTCGCTAAATTTGCCCTACGTGTCATTCACTCTGGTCATACCGTTCGATACAACAACCAAGTCTATCATCTTTACGACCAGCATGGGCAGCAAGTCTATTTGCCAAGAAAAACGAAAGTCATGGTTATTAGCACTCGTAATCAACAACTCTTTGTCTCTCATAAAAATCAACTCTTTGAGCTGATTGAAATGCCGTCACACCAAGCTGTGTCTAAAACACTGGATATTCAGGAAGCTCAACCTAAACCGAAGCCACACATTCCACCCATGTCGCATCCGTGGAAAGCTCAATCTTATCAACAATATCTAAAGAAACAAGAATACATAAAGAAAAAAGAGCTAGTTGAAGTGACATCTTGA